A region of the Romboutsia hominis genome:
AGTCCATTTGGAGCATGTGATGCTTGTAATGGTTTAGGAGAAAGTAGAGAAGTAGACCCAGATTTAGTTATACCGAATAAAGATTTATCTATAAAACAAGGTGCTATAGCAGCGTGGGGTTCTGTAAGCACAAGTGATGATACATATTATAGTAAAATGGTTAGAAGTTTAGCAGAACATTTTAACGTATCACTTGATACACCATTTAAAGATTTGCCTGAGGACTTTGTTCAAGAGTTACTTTATGGAAAAGACAATGTGATAGTTGAATTTATATTTGAATCAAAGTTTGGAGGAAGAAGAGAATATAGAGCGCCATTTGAAGGAGTGATAGTTAATCTAGAGAGAAGATATAGAGAAACTAACTCAGAATATTCAAGAGAAAAAATAGAAGAATTTATGGCTGAAACTCCTTGTCCAAAATGTAAAGGAGCAAGACTTAAGAAAGAAGTATTATCAGTATTAGTAGATAATAAAAATATAATGGATGTAACTAATTTTTCAGTAAATGAGCTTATAGACTATATAGAAAATATTAATTTAAGTGAAAAGCAAAAGTTTATAGCAAATGAAATACTAAAAGAAATAAGAGGAAGAGCATCTTTCTTAAGAGATGTTGGTTTAGATTACTTAAACCTATCAAGAAAAGCAGGAACTTTATCAGGAGGGGAAGCACAACGTATAAGACTTGCTACTCAAATAGGTTCAGCTTTAGTTGGAGTTTTATACGTACTAGACGAGCCAAGCATAGGGCTTCATCAAAGAGATAACGATAGATTAATAGGAACATTAAGACATCTTACAGATATAGGTAATACTCTTATAGTAGTAGAACATGATGAAGATACAATGAGAGAAAGTGATTATATAGTAGATATTGGTCCAGGAGCTGGGGTACATGGAGGTAATATCGTTGCACAAGGTACTTTAGATGAAATATTAGACAATGAAAATTCTATAACAGGACAATATTTAAGCGGTAAAAAACAAATTACTATACCAGAAGAGACTAGAGAAGGAAATGGTAAATACTTAGAAATAGTTAAAGCTACTGAAAATAACTTAAAGAATATAAATGTAAAGTTCCCTTTAGGTAAATTTACTTGTATAACAGGAGTTTCAGGTTCTGGTAAAAGTACATTAATCAACGATATACTTTACAAAGGAATAGCTGGAAAGATAAATAGATTAAGAGAAAGACCAGGAAAGCATAAAGAAATAAAAGGGATAGAAAATATAGACAAAATAATAAATATAGACCAAAGTCCAATAGGAAGAACACCTCGTTCAAATCCTGCAACCTATACGGGTGTATTTGATATGATAAGAGATTTATTCGCATCAACTAATGAAGCTAAAGCTAGAGGATATCAAAAAGGAAGATTTAGTTTCAATGTGAAAGGTGGAAGATGTGAAGCTTGTAAAGGTGATGGTATTATAAAAATAGAGATGCACTTCTTACCAGATGTGTATGTA
Encoded here:
- the uvrA gene encoding excinuclease ABC subunit UvrA — its product is MEDKIIIKGAKEHNLKNVNIELPRNKFIVFTGLSGSGKSSLAFDTIYAEGQRRYVESLSAYARQFLGQMEKPNVEYIEGLSPAISIDQKTTSKNPRSTVGTVTEIYDYLRLLFARVGEVHCPTCGKLISQMTVQEIVDKMMEFEERTKLQILSPVVRGQKGTHKKILENIKKEGFVRVRVDGENYEVTDEIELNKNQKHNIEVVIDRIVIKDGIEARLADSIETAIKLSDGLVIAQIIGGDEILYSTKFACPEHGVGIEELSPRMFSFNSPFGACDACNGLGESREVDPDLVIPNKDLSIKQGAIAAWGSVSTSDDTYYSKMVRSLAEHFNVSLDTPFKDLPEDFVQELLYGKDNVIVEFIFESKFGGRREYRAPFEGVIVNLERRYRETNSEYSREKIEEFMAETPCPKCKGARLKKEVLSVLVDNKNIMDVTNFSVNELIDYIENINLSEKQKFIANEILKEIRGRASFLRDVGLDYLNLSRKAGTLSGGEAQRIRLATQIGSALVGVLYVLDEPSIGLHQRDNDRLIGTLRHLTDIGNTLIVVEHDEDTMRESDYIVDIGPGAGVHGGNIVAQGTLDEILDNENSITGQYLSGKKQITIPEETREGNGKYLEIVKATENNLKNINVKFPLGKFTCITGVSGSGKSTLINDILYKGIAGKINRLRERPGKHKEIKGIENIDKIINIDQSPIGRTPRSNPATYTGVFDMIRDLFASTNEAKARGYQKGRFSFNVKGGRCEACKGDGIIKIEMHFLPDVYVPCEVCKGERYNRETLQVKYKDKTIADVLDMNVEEALKFFENIPNIKRKLETLMDVGLSYIKLGQPSTQLSGGEAQRIKLATELSKRPTGKTLYILDEPTTGLHMADVDKLIQVLQRLADTGNSIVVIEHNLDVIKTCDYIIDLGPEGGDKGGQIVATGTPKEVSKVEGSYTGMFLKKYFE